Proteins found in one Dermacentor silvarum isolate Dsil-2018 chromosome 8, BIME_Dsil_1.4, whole genome shotgun sequence genomic segment:
- the LOC125947338 gene encoding potassium voltage-gated channel subfamily KQT member 2-like: MQALTDMELARLEQGGPRHGGSLLSLHTSLPSRTSLLGKPLKVGTHPRDAKYRKKQTFMYNFLERPRGYRAAAYHIFL; this comes from the coding sequence ATGCAGGCGCTCACGGACATGGAGCTCGCGCGACTCGAGCAAGGCGGGCCCAGGCACGGCGGCAGCCTGCTGTCGCTGCACACCAGCCTGCCGTCGAGGACGTCGCTGCTCGGCAAGCCGCTGAAGGTGGGCACCCACCCCAGGGACGCAAAGTACCGCAAGAAGCAGACCTTCATGTACAATTTCCTCGAGAGGCCACGTGGATACAGGGCAGCCGCGTACCACATCTTCCTGTGA